The sequence below is a genomic window from Denitratisoma sp. DHT3.
ACGACGGACGGTTGGTATGTGCGTTTCATTGGAGACTACCTTCGGCAGAAGTTAAACGCGTGATTAGATATTTTCCGGTCTTTTCTGTCAAGTCAGGGGTTATTCCGCGCGATGATTCGGGATGCGATCCCGGCTGTGGATAACCTGCCGTTTAGTGGCTACAATGCTTCTTCTCCAAGCCGCCCCCCGCGGTGCTTCTCTCGGGGCCATCAACGATTCGAAAACAACGATTCCCCCGGAACACAGGGGACTCCGACCTATCTGGATTTATGAGCGATTTCTGGGCGACTTGTCTGAGCCGGTTTGAACATGAGCTTTCCGCTCAGCAATTCAACACCTGGATCAAGGCACTCCGCATTGAGGATGAAGGCGCCTCGACAGGGAAGCTGCGCCTGTACGCGCCGAACCGCTTCGTGTTGCAGTGGGTGCGCGACCGCTATCTGGATCAGATCGAAGCCCTCGGCAAGGAATTCTTCGGCGAAGAGGTCAATGTCAGCCTCAACATCTACAGCAACACCCCCCCCGTCAGCGAAGTGTTGCGCGCCGATGGCGCAGCCTCGACCCAAGGCAAAAAAGTCGTCGCCGAACCGGCGGCCGCAATCCCCGTCACCCCAGTCTCCGGCGGCGCCACCCTCGTCCACCTGTCCGATCCGGCCTACGACAAGACCCGGCTCAATCCCGATTTCACTTTCGACAACCTGGTCACCGGGCGGGCCAACGATCTGGCCCGCGCCGCCGCCCAGCAGGTGGCGATCAATCCCGGCGTTTCCTACAACCCCTTGTTCGTCTATGGCGGCGTCGGCCTGGGCAAGACCCACCTGATCCACGCCATCGGCAACGCCGTGATCGCCGCCAACCCTGGCGCCGTGGTGCGCTACCTTCACGCCGAGGATTTCGTCTCCGACGTGGTGCGTGCCTACCAGAACAAGTCGTTCGACGCCTTCAAGCGCTACTACCGTACCCTGGACCTGCTGCTGATCGATGACATCCAGTTCTTCAATGGCAAGAACAGCACCCAGGAACAGTTCTTCTATGCCTTCAACGCGCTGGTGGAAGCCAAGAAGCAGATCGTCATCACCTGCGATACCTACCCGAAAGACATCCAGGGCCTGGAAGACCGCCTGATTTCCCGCTTCGACTGGGGCCTGACCGTGCAGATCGAACCGCCCGAACTGGAAATGCGGGTGGCCATCATCAAGAAAAAGGCCGAGGCTTCGCACATCGACGTCTGCGACGACGTCGCCTTCCTGATCGCCAAGAATCTGCGCTCCAACGTCCGGGAACTGGAAGGAGCACTGAACCGCGTGGTGGCTTTCGCCCGCTTCCATGGCAAGGCCATTACCATCGACGTGGCCAAGGAAGCCCTGAAGGACGTGATCGGCGCCACCAACCGCCAACTGACCCTGGAACTGATCCAGAAGACCGTGGCCGATTTCTACAAGATCAAGGTCGCCGAAATGTATTCCCAGAAGCGCACCCGCGCCATCGCCCGGCCGCGCCAGGTGGCGATGTGGCTGTGCCGCGAACTGACCGCCCACAGCCTGCCGGAAATCGGCGACGCCTTCGGCGGCCGCGACCACACCACAGTGCTGCACGCTTGCCGTACCATTATCGATTTACGTACGCGGGATACTCAGCTCAACAACGATCTGCATGTGCTGTTGCAGACCATCAAGGGGTGAATAACGTATGGAAAAACGACGGGATTTCCTTTTGATGAATTGTGGATAACTCACCCAATTCCGACAATCCCGCGTTTTACACACTTTTGCCCACAGCTGAACCGACGACTTGCCAAGAGCTTTACCAAGAACTCAATTCGTTGAATCAAAAAAATAAAGTTCCATTTTCCACAGAACCGGCCGAGCTCTTATTAGTTAACAGGAGACTTATAAATGCTTTTGTTTAAAGGACCACGAGATCAAATATTGTCTCCCTTGCAATCAGTGTGCGGCATCGTGGAAAAACGACACACCCTGCCCATTCTTTCCAACGTTCTGATGGAAAAGAACGGCGAACGCCTGACCCTGCTTGCGACGGA
It includes:
- the dnaA gene encoding chromosomal replication initiator protein DnaA, which translates into the protein MSDFWATCLSRFEHELSAQQFNTWIKALRIEDEGASTGKLRLYAPNRFVLQWVRDRYLDQIEALGKEFFGEEVNVSLNIYSNTPPVSEVLRADGAASTQGKKVVAEPAAAIPVTPVSGGATLVHLSDPAYDKTRLNPDFTFDNLVTGRANDLARAAAQQVAINPGVSYNPLFVYGGVGLGKTHLIHAIGNAVIAANPGAVVRYLHAEDFVSDVVRAYQNKSFDAFKRYYRTLDLLLIDDIQFFNGKNSTQEQFFYAFNALVEAKKQIVITCDTYPKDIQGLEDRLISRFDWGLTVQIEPPELEMRVAIIKKKAEASHIDVCDDVAFLIAKNLRSNVRELEGALNRVVAFARFHGKAITIDVAKEALKDVIGATNRQLTLELIQKTVADFYKIKVAEMYSQKRTRAIARPRQVAMWLCRELTAHSLPEIGDAFGGRDHTTVLHACRTIIDLRTRDTQLNNDLHVLLQTIKG